Part of the Mastacembelus armatus chromosome 6, fMasArm1.2, whole genome shotgun sequence genome, TAAATACGTAACGTGAAATTTATTTAGAGCTAAATGTTATATCCAAAAATAACAGTTAACGCCTCGCAAATAAATTGACACCAGGCAAAACATAATATGTCAGCTACACGGtattgtgtaaataaaaacGTGGGTGCATCGGATTAACGGCAAAGCTATAGGGTGTGACATATGTGATTAAAAagcaaatgttgttttttccctttatttGAAGGACTGGTGGagaagaaggcccagcagctAACACAACTTTTAATTTAATAGGGACAACTCAGTGTCCACGTCCCATAACAGAGCTTAGGCCCGGTGCTTATGGAGAAACTGGTTCCTACAAATATCTAAAATGAATAACATTAATCTACTACTGTAACGTCAGATTCCCAAATGGCTGAAGAGAAACGAGTGAAGCTAACTAGCCAGCTAACCTCTTTAACTGGGGGGAATTTCTTCTTGCACTCCATGGACAGCGACCGCAGgtctgtctgcatgttctccagCAATTTCTTAACCGCTTCGGGACTGCTGGTCGACATCTTCGACGGAGTCTTCGACAAAAATCTCAAAAAACTTCAAGCGATAAGGAATGTGGGAGCGCAGTCGCCCCCCACCCATCCACAGCGGGACTGTGACCCGTCGCTACTTTATTCGGCTCCcttggaaaagaaaataaaaacgcCGCGGTCCATTGACACAGTCTCCCACTTCTCTGctttgacaacacagcagcGGTGACTCCGGCATATGTTCGCCCTCCTCACCGCCTGTTACCATTGGCTCCGTAAAGCGCCATTGTTCCGCTCGGCGTCTCTTTCTTAAGGCTGCTCATTAATCGAAGATATTTGGCAAATTAAGCTGTCTGCTATCAAAAGCCTTCAGCTTCACTTTTCTTCCCACAATGCTTCAGTGAGCAGTGACACGTCACTCGTACTTCCGTAAACAGTGACTCTGAACAGGGACTACAGCGACCCCTGCTGTCGGGAATTAGGTACGGATAACCACAAGCCACGTATGGGCATTTCTGCACAGTTACATGTGGACACACACCGCCATAAGGCCAGGAAAGAAGTTGCATCCTAACAACAgttgtgcaaaagttttaggaaTATCATGTTGATGGGTTGATTTATATCCATCACACAGTGCCAGACTCCAGACCAGACTCCCAAAGGCACCTGTTCATATGATTATTATCTACATAATCAGATTAATCACCCATTTGTAGAAAACTGGTTAtaaactgcttttcttttttttaaaaaaaaactaaacacacacacatacacatgtgtATATGCAGatatcatatatttatatatatatatatatatatatatatatgtgtgtgtgtgtgtgtgtgtgtgtgttttaaatgttaatgttaaatatgaagcataaattataaaataaaataaataaagatatttcAGTAGAACTGCACGTTTCAAATGAAGGTATTTTTATTCAGTCATAAAAAATAGTTTCAGTATATAAAAGTTACATATGTGAAAGCTTTTCCTATTAGTAATCAATTGCCATATATTCATTTCAACATTACAACTAAACAAATAGGCTAAAATTCACTGTTATACAGTAGTAAAAGAGATGATAAGagattttcattttggaaaGACCTTTTCAACCATTACAGCCTTGCCTTGTTCATATTATTAAGTGGCACAACTGTCTCCTTTAGgcactttacattttaatttcataaaaCTCGATGCATGCCAACAATCAGACACTTTGATATAAAGCATGTTAAAATATGCAGTTCTGCCAGGCTCAGTAAacaaagagtaaaaacacaTCTTGAATCAATGAACACAAGATTACATGAATAATTATGTGAATAACatgaaataacagcaacaattaACTGAGTTCAGTTATGGTCAGTCAAAAGTcaattttttgcattttcaagCATTGGTTATTTCTCTGCTTTCATAGGAATTGTTTTATTAGAAAACATTACATCCTGAGAGGATAATGTACTactttacagtaaaaacacagcTGTCACCATAACGGATAGAATACACAAtacatatgtactgtatacatTATGGAAGTGCATTGAGACACATACAGATTTTATTCAAGTGAATTTTTCATGATCTGTGCCCTCAGGTGACATTTCCATTCACAGCAGAGAGTTGTTAGAATCAATAAAGTGACTGGAATGTCATATTGGACTAAGTGAACATTAGAGCTGTCcataacagaaataaaatgcttcCTTAGAAAGCAGACACAATCAAATGTAAATTCTAAGCCACTGTGTAAAAACAATGACCACATCTTCTCAAATGCACTTGTGACTCTGCCATTAGCAAATGAGAAGCTGACCAATTCTTCAAAAATGGTTGTCAATTAAGTAAAAAAGAATGCCATTgccattatactgtatattggaAGGCAGTGTACAACAGAAAACTCCAGCATCATATTAACAGTTACAGGCAATGTGCGTGTTTTACCACTTTGTCTGGTGAGGTATCGCACAGAGATAAGATGAGGCCGGACAGAGTGTTGGCTCTCAggagtgacctctgacctcctgcGATGCTCCACAGATTTCAATCCTCCGATCTCTAGCAATGAGACTCTTTTTCATCAACAGGGAAATAGCCATCCTTAGTAGGAGGTGATTTCTGATGGAGGCTGTCACCATCTGCTGCGAAGATGGccagcagcttctcctgttCCTGCTTTGTCTTTGGTAACTCAGTGGAAGGAGTGGTCAGGAGAGCAATGCGCTGTgaacaaaatgtattaaatggtGGAGAACTAAATATTTAGTTTGTAAATAACTGagaatttttaattttcaaaacaaagaTTTAATATACAGGTCTCAACATCAATGAAAGTTAATTAATTAAGACTCTAAATGTTAATATTATCTCAGGATCAATAatgctttttaattatttttcatataattATGTTTGTGGACTGATACCTcttctcagtttgtttttctgaaagtACAagcagtgccagtgcttcatttgCACTTAAGTTGATAGTTTTTAGGTGACGCATACCTCTTTCAGGGTTCCAGGGGTGTAGTAAATTTTCACTATCACCCAGACAGGGATACACAACATGGAGGACAGAGCCAGGATCCAGCCTATCCCGTTGCCCCACCACGGGTATATGTATTCATTGTTGTACTTCAGAGGTGAGTACTTGATCAAGGCAAAGGCAAATGTTCCCTGATAACACAGACAGTAAAGgatgttattttaatgaatgtCAACTATACTAACAATGTTATTTGTAATACTGTATAAGTAAATAGGTGATTATAACCCTAAGTGTGGACCTCAATGTTAGCCACCAGAGGCTGCTCTTCTGTCAAAAATATTGTGTAGAAACGTGTTGAGAATGAATGTGGAACCCACAAGGCATGTTGCAGGGGTGAAGAACAGCCAACAGTATTTGATGAAAGAGCTGGGGCGATAGCCAATCATGTCTTCTATGTTGTCATAGAAACGATCCGCACCTATAATCAGGGATAGATGAAGGAAATGCAGTGAAGAAGTACAATCACTCCATGAATGCTGTGTGGCACCTAAATTAGGTCACATTAGTCTGACATTTAACACAATTGGTTAAtgtctattatttattttattcatttgtaaattataataaaCCATCATTGCTCCTCGTTCATCCTCAGCCTCCCAATCAATACCTTAAACAAAAATAGGCCTTTTATATTTATGATTTGAATGCGATAATGGGTGCCTGTATAAGTGGCTATAAAGAATAAAGcctttgtattttaaatacCCCCTTTAAGTACTCCTGAATAGCCCAGCTAACACACTCACCATAAATCCAAGCAATGCAAACAGCCTCAAAAATAGACACGAAAAGCAGACACATCCCGCTGGCTGCATAGTAGTCAAAGAGCTGAAAGACGTACATTCCTCCCTGTGGGACAGACATGAGTTTTAAGAGGATCATTCTGTTTTTGcacacagatttttaaaaagaagctGCAGTTGGTAGAGTAATGTAGCTTCCTTCTATATGAGTTAGGTAGACATGTCATTTCTTCAACTTGGCATTAAGAGTTCACTTAAAATCCTTAATTACACTACCTCTACTATCCTCATGTTTATGAATGAATGTTCTGACATATGACATGAAAAGATTATATGCTTATATGCTTCTGAAATTAGTATAAAAAAGAGGTCAGTGACACAAACCTCTGTCAGCATTATGAGCCCCATAAGGAAGGACACCACTGCCACTGCCAGGATGAACAGCTCCCTTCGGTTTTTACGGCGGAAGGTGGAAGGATACATGTCCACCATGGCTGTCACCAGGCTCTCCACGCACACAAACTGATCATGGGAGAAACAGTAAGCATAACATAATTACAGATGTCTTTTAATGTGTAAGTGCATGTGTTCAGTCATGGATAGTTttgcaaaacaagcaaaatgtgagcaaatttcaataaaatgaaaagctgtGTAGAGTGAGTttgatgttaatgttttattgtactACTACCCtaatactctgtgtgtgtgtttgtgtcattattCTCACTTGACTGTCCAGCCCCAGAAATACAATCatgatgaagaagaagcaggCCCATAGAGGGGAAAAAGGCATCATGGACACAGCACGAGGATAAGCTATAAAAGCCAAACCTGGACCTGGATTAGACAGAATTAAAATGACCATTACTGGTAATTCTGGTCATATTGGTTAAAAGACTGAAGACCTTGAGAACCATAAACagctgcaacaaacaaaaagcaataGACTAAATATTGTGTTGCTCAGCTTTTCCAGATAATACAtgtttcaaaataatttaaccaaaataaatgagtaGAAATGGAAATAGAGGGTCATATATTTAGCAGTCTCAGTGACATATtttagtaaaataaaagaacCACCAACCAGATTCAGCCACTTCTGAGATAGGTACATTCTGCTCGTAGGACATAAAGCCCAGGATGGAGAAGATGGCAAAACCTGCGACAAAACTGGTACCGCTGTTCAGGAAACAGAGGGACAGGCAATCCCTGGACACAGCACAGAGAGCGGAATATAATGAACTGGAGACAAATGTGTAGGTACCAGAACAGTGGTCTAACATTGTTTGGACTAgagattttatttctttcataagaaattaaataatataaCTACAACTATGGTACAGCTTTATTCTTTAAGCAGTACTGACGATTAAGACTCAGAAGAAAGTTAGCATTGTGCAGTCAATCATGATGCCGGTTGCATTATGATTGCTTCAGTTTTTACTTGTAGCAGTTGTTGTTATATTTGTTGTAGCTTCCCAGGGCAGTGAGGCAGCCCAGGCAGATGGCATAGGAGAAGAAGATCTGAGTTCCAGCATCCATCCACACCTTAGAACAAATCAGAAAGAAGCTAGTAAAGCTAGGGTTAAACCAAGAATAATTTAAACACAACTCAACACAACTGATAAGACACCCTAACTCAGTGATGTCCACCTTGAGCTTGATTTTTTTGCATAGCCTCCCATCTACCCTTCATGCTGAAAGAGTTGCCTCCACTCACACCATGTCCTGAAACTTCTTTTTCACCTATCCACCCCATCATCCCGACATCACTGATCCGACAAAGCATATTGTCCATATGTGTCGCTCCGGGGAACTTTTACACCCTCACTTTCAACGTGTACTCacttcaaacattttaatgagatttcacatttttcttgaaATTCTAGTAACATGTTTCTAGATTTGTTTTAGATAGCTGACTGAAGATTAGCTTGAAAATGAGTTCAACCAACTACAGTGTATAAGCTTTAGACATAACATTATACAAAAGCAGCTCCTCCCAAGGTGCCAACTTCACCAGCATAGCTTGTCTTGGcttgcacacacaaagacttgtATTTATCCCCAGAGCCCTGAGCGGCTAAAGAGGGCCCCTCTTTTGGATTTCTACTCTGGCTGCAATCTAACAATAAGGAAAGAAGACATTGTGAAGTGTCCATTGCTACCACCATCCCATATCCACTTTCTTTCTGCAGCAGTGAATAAGTCCTTGACACTCAGctagacacatttttaaatgacactCTACCTTCTCCCTTTACTCTTCCCTATCACAGCACTGTAAGCAAAATAGTTTTATGTTCAGCACAAATGTAGCAAATGATGTCATGTTATTGCTAGCaggcatgtgttttttttttcaagttgtATTTGCATGTCTGTGAATTTGTGCTTTCATGTATGACCAGCATAACTATATGTATGAGAGCAAGTGCATGTTCTTCCTGCCTGTGGGTCAGACAGCCGTCCCAGGTCAGGGTAGAGGTAGAAGTGGATTCCCCTGGAGGCTCCTGGCAGGGTCACTCCTCTGATCAGCAGGATCACGAGCATAGCATAAGGAAAGGTGGCTGTGAAGTAAACCACCTGCAGGGAAACAGCAGCACTTTGTCAACAGGTAAACATGTCTGAATAACTTATGGCAGTTTCTCTCTCTAGAAATTCAGGTTTTCCTTTTGTCAAAAAGATTTGTGTTATATCTGTGGCAGAACTAAAGTACAAATAATATAGGATCTTGGTAAGTTTCTGCAGGTGCCCATGCAGTGGCTAAAACTGATTATGCCACAGGGTCCAGCTGTTGTATTAGTTATCCCAAATAAAAGATTAGATAAAATACTATGTAAAATATATCACAGTTTGCATCAGGGGAAAAACACATCATAGTtgtttaaaaggtttttaaatgaaaatgctttAGAATATTACAAgtaatataacatataatataacTTAGATAAAGTATTTGTCTCTCATGAATGGAGGAAATGTTTCACCTTGCCAGTGGACTTGACTCCCTTCCAGATGCAGAAGTAGCAGATGACCCAGGCAATGGCCAGGCAGACAACCAGGTCCCAGTTCAGAGAGCCAATGTGATCAATACCTGAGGAAATTCTCAGCACTCTGCGCCTGGTCATGcaaacattaaacaaacattAGAAATCTTTAGGTAGACTTTGAACCCATTATATACACAACCTTACCATTTGTCTGAACTCTCAGGAGCAAAAAAGCAAAGGCTTAAGGAGCAATTCAAAAGTCATGTAGTAAAGTGACAAAACTTAGTAAAGATTTATTTGGTTTAACAACTACAGCTTTTTAGAACATGCAAAAATGTGATATAATTTAAGATGGAACACAAATTAGGcttaaaatgaatatttggTGAATTAGCTGGGACATAAAGCTGTTTGAGGACATAGTCTAACAAAAAGGCCCTTACTCCCAGAATTCAATGACAGGAGAGGTGGCGTTCTCATGGTGAATGATGGAGCTATTCCCCTTTTGAAATGCCATGCAGGAATCTTGaatgaagaaaagacaaaaagacattcAATCCTCTGAAGAAATCCAAGCTTTCTCTGAGGTTTCCAAGTTACACGCAGGCAAGTCAAACAAATGCACTACTAAGATGAATAAGTGAAAGGCGGCAAGTGAAAACTCACTCcttaaagataaaataaatctataaaaaaataatgaagaaggaaaatatataaatcacAAAATATAGACTAGTTAGACTTTGGAAATCCAGATAAAGAAAGGCACCTTCTGcccaaatgtgtgttttaatttctttgGACTCCCATAAGTTTGTCAAAACATAGCCCTTGCTATGGCCTGGCcagaataaaaaacattgtTACATATAACATCCTTACTCTGTCAATACACTGTAGAGTGACTGACCTGTGTTCCAGGTGTTATTGCAGGAGGCCCAGGGCAGGTCCCAGGTGAAGGAgttaaaaaggaagaagatggCCCAGGCTAACACAATGATGTAGTAGACGTTCAGCAGAGCAACAATCACCTGGGTGGCATAACCCACTCCTGGAATAGAAAACATCACGTTAATGGCCTTTACTGTGCAGTGAAAAGCAGCAGCCTGGAGTTGTAATGATCCTGTTAGTTTAGTTGCAGTCTgaaaaaattacaaatttgatttaatttgcagTGTTAGCATAGCTGGGTAAGCAATCACAGAGGTTATTCCAAGTGAAATGATTTTGGTTCAGTGTCAAAGGCTCCCTCAGTTCCATTCACTGTGGACAAAGAGGCATAATTTTACCTTGGAAAAAGCACATCTTTGCAGCATGTGATTATACCCATCCACAGCTCATTGCATGAGCCCTTTCAAATGACTGAATCAGGCTAAATTATAATATGATCAgttgtttagttttttgtttgtttgaatgcAGCTAAATGCGAAAAGTTTTAAGAACTGCGACGCCAGAGTTGGTTGTTTTCCAGCCATTAAAACTACATGTATCACCCCACCACATCTGTATGGCATGCACACTCTAAACGTCACACATGTACTACATGTAGagtacacaaatacacagtgacCATATCACACTGAAAATGATACACATGGTGTTTAAAATTCCATTCATCCCATTTTGTTCTACAGATATTTGGATGTTATCACTCTTTATCTTGATAACTCTTTACTAttatcacatttacattcaaGATATTAGGAAACTAAACACCTGGTAGCGTAGAATCTACAGTGCCtttactttcttactttttcacaatattgtAAATACCATAAACTTTAAATGtcataaaagtgaaaaatagaCTATACTAGaatatttaagtgttttaacatatttaaatataaattaaaaaaccTTTATTAAGAAACTAGCTAGATTACCTTCAAGCAAAGGGCAGATCTTCCTCCAGCATGTTATACCTCCCTCACTGGTGTACTGTCCCAAAGCCGTCTCCAGGAAGAAGACCGGAATCCCACAAGTAAACAGGAAGATAAGATATGGGATAAAAAAGGCACCTGCATAAACCCACAAAATAAGGGGAAAATTTAGGTACCTTCAATTTGCTGTTCACTAAAAATGGTGGAGGCAACTGCTGTTAATTGTTTAACTCACAtttatactatatactatatactatactatactatactactaACCAAAAACCTTTTACAGACAATGATTATGTTTAATGCTTTATGTCTTATGTCTTTTAAAGCATTGCAGTTGTATATTACTTTCTATTGGAAATGATATTGCTTGTCAGTTTTATGTGAAACAGTGAAGTCAGCTGGGTCACGCATTGGCTAACTTACTGAATGAATGATTCTTATACTGAACTATGAGCCTTATTGAGCAATCTATCTCAGAGCAGATTATATATTAACCTTTAGATTATCTCTtccaaaacaaatttaaaatagttttctcCCAGAAGTTTAATTTAGCTGCCACacaattgtttttaaaacaaagataagGAAAATTGATGAAAATCTTAGTACACCTACAAAATCTAAAGCATCTTTCTGAAACTCCAGCTTTTGTGTCAAACAGGCAACAAGGAAACAAACCAGCACTCACCTCCACCGTTCTTATAACAAAGGTAGGGGAAACGCCAGACATTTCCTAGGCCTATGATTTCGCCAGCTACTGACAGGACAAACTCAATCTTGTTGCCCCACTGACCCCTGTCTGTCATCTTCTCTTCTGTACTGGGCACTATTTCCAGGGGCCTGCTGTGCCCATTGGAGGGTTCCACTTTGGGCATGTTGTCCATGTCACCTGATTGTCCTAGAAATTACACAGGAAAGAGTGCGAGaggaaaaaactaaaattactaAGAAGAAATGATAGTGATATTTATCATAATAtggcaaatggaaaaaaaaattgttgacAGTTCAGTTTCATTACCTGTACATGTAGGGACTTTTCTTCATTTGTATTAAAATTAGCTCCAAatcaaaaatcattttacagaagcattttgtttattcatcTATAATAATATTGAATTATTTTCTTGCTAACAACCAAACTTTTCAGAATTTACTCAGTAAGCCTAAAATTGGATTAGAGTTAGTGTAATCCAATAAAATGGCTCCATCTAAGATAAGAAAGTATTTCAGGACCTTGGCTAGTTCTCAGGGAGAATCCCCACTGTGCATgtgatgtgatttacctgagcTCTAATATATATTTCCAGTGTTGGACCTGGTCAGTAAAGGCTTGAAGTTAAGTGCCCACATGAGATATTAGTCAAGCCCTTGGTCTGACCCTATTTAGGGGCCAGTGCTGCTGAAAGAATTTCTCCTGGTGAAGGAAACAGACAGCTCTCTCACTGTGCTCACTACTGTCAGGTTGCATTAACAGACTTCTCACCAGCTCTTCTATTACCCTCTCTCTGAAACACAACATGGCCATTGCTGCAGTCCAAATTTAAGAATACATGTCAGCATCAACCCATGTTCCCTTTCTCTGCCTTTCATACATCCCCACAGACATGTCACATGTTGTGTGACCAATTAAGCTGCCTGTTTTGGAGCTCAGTTCTGCAAACAACACA contains:
- the slc6a13 gene encoding sodium- and chloride-dependent GABA transporter 2, whose translation is MKGQSGDMDNMPKVEPSNGHSRPLEIVPSTEEKMTDRGQWGNKIEFVLSVAGEIIGLGNVWRFPYLCYKNGGGAFFIPYLIFLFTCGIPVFFLETALGQYTSEGGITCWRKICPLLEGVGYATQVIVALLNVYYIIVLAWAIFFLFNSFTWDLPWASCNNTWNTDSCMAFQKGNSSIIHHENATSPVIEFWERRVLRISSGIDHIGSLNWDLVVCLAIAWVICYFCIWKGVKSTGKVVYFTATFPYAMLVILLIRGVTLPGASRGIHFYLYPDLGRLSDPQVWMDAGTQIFFSYAICLGCLTALGSYNKYNNNCYKDCLSLCFLNSGTSFVAGFAIFSILGFMSYEQNVPISEVAESGPGLAFIAYPRAVSMMPFSPLWACFFFIMIVFLGLDSQFVCVESLVTAMVDMYPSTFRRKNRRELFILAVAVVSFLMGLIMLTEGGMYVFQLFDYYAASGMCLLFVSIFEAVCIAWIYGADRFYDNIEDMIGYRPSSFIKYCWLFFTPATCLGTFAFALIKYSPLKYNNEYIYPWWGNGIGWILALSSMLCIPVWVIVKIYYTPGTLKERIALLTTPSTELPKTKQEQEKLLAIFAADGDSLHQKSPPTKDGYFPVDEKESHC